A window from Caulobacter sp. X encodes these proteins:
- a CDS encoding Spy/CpxP family protein refolding chaperone, which translates to MVRSTALTLCLSLVVALLGVWTGAQLITLGARPPALHELVHHGLRLSAAQKQRIADIESDHETRRLKLEAEMRTANIELAQAIQETHAYTPKVQRAIDRVHEAMGALQKETIVHTVGMRRELTPQQAARFDQAVVRSLTEDAR; encoded by the coding sequence ATGGTCCGCAGCACGGCCCTGACCTTGTGCCTGTCGCTGGTCGTGGCCTTGCTGGGCGTGTGGACCGGCGCGCAGCTGATCACCCTGGGCGCGCGTCCACCGGCGCTTCATGAGCTGGTTCATCACGGACTGCGTCTCAGCGCCGCTCAGAAGCAGCGCATCGCCGACATCGAAAGCGATCACGAAACCCGCCGACTGAAGCTCGAAGCGGAGATGCGCACGGCCAATATCGAGCTGGCCCAGGCCATCCAGGAGACGCACGCCTATACCCCCAAGGTACAGCGGGCGATCGACCGGGTGCATGAGGCCATGGGGGCGCTGCAGAAGGAAACCATCGTCCACACGGTGGGCATGCGCCGGGAGCTGACACCCCAGCAAGCCGCCCGGTTCGATCAGGCCGTCGTGCGATCCCTGACCGAAGATGCGCGCTGA
- a CDS encoding RNA polymerase sigma factor: MDSQASDNALAERAAAGDDQAFAVLVRRHKERLYRLLRRYTDDADEAYEAVHEAFIAAWGALKRYDPDRSFGAWLRTIAINKARDRRRRMMVRRLVFGARGLDDAEALATPDPAASAETGVLQDEAAARLGRAIARLPSALKAALLLTAFEGMSQQEAADVLKVSVKTIETRVYRARKLLGKDLALDRSAPIR; this comes from the coding sequence GTGGACAGCCAAGCGTCCGACAACGCACTCGCCGAACGGGCGGCGGCTGGCGACGATCAGGCCTTCGCCGTCCTGGTGCGCCGCCACAAGGAGCGGCTCTATCGTCTGCTGCGCCGTTACACCGACGACGCCGATGAGGCTTATGAGGCGGTGCATGAGGCCTTCATCGCCGCCTGGGGCGCGCTGAAGCGCTACGATCCCGACCGCTCGTTCGGCGCCTGGCTGCGCACCATCGCCATCAACAAGGCTCGCGACCGCAGACGGCGCATGATGGTGCGCAGGCTGGTGTTCGGCGCGCGCGGCCTGGACGACGCAGAGGCGCTGGCGACCCCCGATCCGGCCGCCAGCGCCGAAACCGGCGTGCTGCAGGACGAGGCGGCCGCGCGCCTGGGCCGCGCCATCGCCAGGCTGCCCTCGGCGCTGAAGGCGGCGCTGCTGCTGACGGCCTTCGAAGGCATGAGCCAGCAGGAGGCCGCCGACGTCCTGAAGGTCTCGGTCAAGACGATCGAGACCCGAGTCTATCGGGCGCGCAAGCTGCTAGGCAAGGATCTGGCCCTCGACCGGTCGGCGCCGATCAGGTGA
- a CDS encoding type II restriction endonuclease: MRELLGRWRDDPRGAYRGWFLWEDRLKNFRSIRRGVQQVAAEIETNRFGVTYRGSSLETVVHSIAEQRQVFKGADHAFLWKPKLRIPDIYENPDNQRAFGRLLDACVCCDTEEHVLAEIHRIDALKIKGLGPAVANILYFLHPTIAPPFNTAIVRGYNALTGANVKLGRWDQYLAMRQGLIAFNQRHRDLLSNDLGAVAAFCFDLGMGLYAPPPRADDEAARQAFVADLAKVRSQAATSTPAEADDRTHTQIQGWLRDLGLALGYQVWIAQNDRGRAYGTGRLGDQCLPRLPAELEGRPGAEAVRLIDVLWLDAAGAIVAPFEVEHTTSIYSGIVRMLDLALGGETSGLHSLFLVAPDKRETDVRAQIARPAFSRIADLSVRYLPYSALEKHRDAIGQFGAGIAALEKVSHRLT; encoded by the coding sequence ATGCGGGAGCTGTTGGGCCGCTGGCGGGACGATCCACGCGGCGCCTATCGCGGCTGGTTTCTGTGGGAAGACCGGCTGAAGAACTTCAGGTCGATCCGGCGCGGCGTCCAGCAGGTCGCCGCCGAGATCGAGACCAACCGGTTTGGCGTGACCTATCGCGGCTCATCGCTGGAGACCGTCGTCCACTCGATCGCCGAGCAGCGGCAGGTGTTCAAAGGCGCCGACCACGCCTTTCTGTGGAAGCCCAAGCTGCGCATCCCCGACATCTATGAGAACCCCGACAACCAGCGGGCCTTTGGCCGCCTGCTGGACGCCTGCGTCTGCTGCGACACCGAAGAGCACGTTCTGGCCGAGATCCATCGCATCGACGCGCTGAAGATCAAGGGCCTGGGACCGGCGGTCGCCAACATCCTCTATTTCCTGCACCCGACCATCGCCCCGCCGTTCAACACCGCCATTGTCCGGGGCTACAACGCCCTGACCGGGGCCAATGTGAAGCTGGGGCGCTGGGACCAGTACCTGGCCATGCGCCAAGGCCTGATCGCCTTCAACCAGCGCCATCGCGACCTGCTATCCAACGACCTGGGCGCGGTCGCCGCTTTCTGCTTCGATCTGGGCATGGGCCTCTATGCGCCGCCGCCGCGCGCCGACGACGAAGCAGCCCGCCAGGCCTTCGTCGCCGACCTGGCCAAGGTCCGCTCGCAAGCCGCCACCTCGACGCCGGCCGAAGCCGACGACCGGACCCATACCCAGATCCAGGGCTGGTTGCGCGATCTGGGGCTGGCGCTGGGCTATCAGGTCTGGATCGCTCAGAACGATCGCGGCCGCGCCTATGGGACGGGCCGGCTGGGCGACCAATGCCTGCCAAGGCTTCCGGCCGAGCTTGAGGGCCGCCCCGGCGCCGAGGCGGTGCGCCTGATCGACGTGCTATGGCTGGACGCGGCCGGCGCTATCGTCGCCCCCTTCGAGGTCGAGCACACCACGTCGATCTATTCGGGTATCGTGCGGATGCTGGACCTAGCCCTAGGCGGAGAGACCAGCGGCCTGCACAGCCTGTTCCTGGTCGCGCCCGACAAGCGTGAGACCGATGTCCGCGCCCAGATCGCCCGGCCCGCCTTCAGCCGCATCGCCGATCTCAGCGTCCGCTACCTGCCCTACAGCGCCCTGGAGAAGCATCGCGACGCCATCGGCCAGTTCGGCGCGGGGATCGCCGCCCTGGAGAAGGTGTCCCACCGCCTCACCTGA
- a CDS encoding NAD(P)/FAD-dependent oxidoreductase, whose product MSDPVDCVIIGAGPAGLVAALYLLRFRRTVLIAERGGSRVAMIPRSHNYPGFPEGIGGLDLLRRLQRQMLPYGKPEWGGEVLALEAQARDWRVIFKGQVVRARTVLVATGVRDRWPQLLDAQAAVQQGVLRFCPICDGFEAINKRVAVIGDGDHAAREALFLRAYSASVTLLSDGRELSATMAADLRQAGVALEATQPGSVRFAGGVVRASDAHGRELAPFDAIYGALGVEPQTRLLASLDLALDAGGCAIVDGHQKTSRPGLYAAGDVVRGLNQISVAVGEAAIAATAIHNLLREQAADLA is encoded by the coding sequence ATGTCCGACCCCGTCGACTGCGTGATCATCGGAGCTGGCCCCGCGGGCCTGGTCGCCGCGCTCTATTTGCTCCGGTTTCGACGCACCGTGCTGATCGCCGAACGCGGCGGCAGCCGCGTGGCGATGATCCCGCGCAGTCACAACTACCCGGGCTTTCCCGAGGGGATCGGCGGCCTGGACCTCCTGCGGCGCCTGCAACGCCAGATGCTGCCCTACGGCAAGCCCGAGTGGGGCGGGGAGGTGCTGGCGCTGGAGGCTCAGGCGCGCGACTGGCGGGTCATCTTCAAGGGGCAGGTGGTGCGGGCGCGCACCGTGCTGGTCGCCACCGGGGTGCGCGACCGCTGGCCCCAACTGCTCGACGCCCAGGCGGCTGTGCAGCAAGGGGTCCTGCGGTTCTGCCCGATCTGCGACGGCTTCGAGGCGATCAACAAGAGGGTTGCGGTGATCGGCGATGGCGACCATGCCGCCCGCGAAGCGCTCTTCCTGCGCGCCTACAGCGCCTCGGTCACCCTGCTCAGCGACGGGCGCGAACTCTCCGCGACGATGGCGGCCGACTTGCGCCAAGCCGGCGTGGCGCTCGAGGCGACGCAGCCAGGATCCGTGCGCTTCGCCGGTGGTGTGGTCCGGGCGAGCGACGCCCACGGGCGCGAGCTGGCGCCCTTCGACGCCATCTACGGCGCGCTGGGCGTGGAGCCTCAGACACGGCTTCTGGCGTCGCTTGATCTGGCGCTGGATGCGGGCGGCTGCGCGATCGTCGACGGGCATCAGAAGACCTCTCGCCCAGGTCTCTACGCGGCCGGCGACGTGGTGCGAGGGCTCAACCAGATCAGCGTCGCCGTCGGCGAGGCGGCGATCGCCGCAACCGCCATCCACAACCTCCTTCGCGAGCAGGCCGCCGATTTGGCCTGA
- the flgC gene encoding flagellar basal body rod protein FlgC: MSKIGHGDGGGAAIAASALRAQQGRMRVIAENMANANSTGSTPGAEPYRRQIPVFEVKDLGEGQGVEMSRVRPDPSPFPKAYEPGHPAADAAGYVLTPNVNGLAEGLDMKQAMRAYEANLNVLENLDAMEKSTLSLLDKT, translated from the coding sequence ATGAGCAAGATCGGCCATGGAGATGGGGGCGGGGCGGCGATCGCCGCCTCGGCCTTGCGCGCCCAGCAGGGCCGCATGCGGGTGATCGCCGAGAACATGGCCAACGCCAATTCGACGGGATCGACGCCAGGCGCGGAGCCCTATCGCCGCCAGATCCCGGTCTTCGAGGTCAAGGACCTCGGCGAGGGACAGGGCGTGGAGATGAGCCGCGTGCGGCCAGATCCGTCGCCCTTTCCCAAGGCTTATGAGCCTGGCCATCCGGCGGCGGATGCGGCCGGCTATGTCCTGACCCCCAATGTCAACGGTCTGGCCGAGGGGCTGGACATGAAGCAGGCGATGCGGGCCTACGAGGCCAATCTCAACGTCCTGGAGAACCTGGACGCGATGGAAAAGAGCACCCTGTCCTTGCTCGACAAGACCTAG
- the cueR gene encoding Cu(I)-responsive transcriptional regulator → MNIGQAARASGVTAKMIRYYDEIGLVRPVSRTDANYREYDAREVNELRFIKRARSLGFSMEEITGLLSLWRDRGRPSREVKAIADKHVAALDTRIAEMQAMADTLRHLSHCCAGDDRPECPILADLTGGSEPTSARPKQAAHGRRRGRD, encoded by the coding sequence ATGAACATCGGTCAGGCCGCGCGCGCATCCGGCGTCACCGCCAAGATGATCCGCTACTACGACGAGATCGGCCTGGTGCGGCCGGTCAGTCGGACCGACGCCAACTATCGCGAATATGACGCGCGGGAGGTCAACGAGCTGCGCTTCATCAAGCGGGCGCGCAGCCTGGGCTTTTCAATGGAGGAGATCACCGGGCTTCTCTCGCTCTGGCGCGACCGGGGCCGGCCCAGCCGCGAGGTCAAGGCCATTGCCGACAAGCACGTGGCCGCGCTCGATACGCGGATCGCCGAAATGCAGGCCATGGCCGACACCCTGCGGCACCTGTCCCATTGCTGCGCCGGAGACGACCGGCCCGAGTGTCCGATCCTGGCGGATTTGACCGGCGGAAGCGAGCCGACATCGGCGCGTCCCAAGCAGGCCGCCCACGGCCGCAGGCGTGGGCGCGACTAG
- a CDS encoding heavy metal translocating P-type ATPase, whose protein sequence is MPAPTFDPIDIPVLGMTCASCVRRVETAIAAVPGVSAAAVNLATERAQVRFSEGGQTKAVVDAIRKAGYEPLSRTMDLVIEGMTCASCVGRVERALASVPGVLDATVNLATERASVTVLEGLEPAGLIGAIAASGYSAHIAPTASAENADRQQQAREHEIKGLKRDVALAAAATLPLFIVEMSRHFVPGAHAWLMTYLPDAIWRPASFLLAAAVLLGPGLRFYRKGVPGLLRGAPDMNALVVLGASAAFLFSAVATFAPAWLPAGADQVYYEAAAVIVTLVLVGRLFEAQAKGRTSEAIKRLMTLQAKTARVERQGVILDVAIGEVRVGDIVLVRPGERLPVDGQVLDGASFVDESMLTGEPIPVEKSAGASVTGGTLNKNGTLRFRADKVGAATMLAQIVRMVESAQGAKLPIQALVDRITGWFVPAVMAAALLTFVAWLVFGASPALSFALVNAVAVLIIACPCAMGLATPTSIMVGTGKAAELGVLFRRGEALQGLADVQVVAFDKTGTLTLGHPALTDLQPAPGYQAETVLALAAAVEAQSEHPIALAVIDAARAKGLDIDTAEGFEAAVGHGAQAVVGGRRVQIGADRFMASLAIAVEAFAPEAERLAGEAKTPLYVAIDGVLAGLLAVADPIRPTSLAAVRALQAQGLKVALVTGDNAVTARAVADRLGLDEVVAEVLPDGKIAAVEALKAQFGRVAFVGDGINDAPALAAADIGLAMGGGSDIAIESADVVLMRGDPRAVATARALSRAVLANIRQNLIWAFGYNAVLIPVAAGALYPLFGLLLSPMVAAGAMALSSVSVLANALRLRGFKDAASLEGTPA, encoded by the coding sequence ATGCCCGCTCCGACCTTCGATCCGATCGATATTCCTGTGCTGGGGATGACTTGCGCCAGCTGCGTGCGCCGGGTGGAGACGGCCATCGCCGCCGTTCCCGGCGTCAGCGCGGCCGCCGTCAACCTGGCGACCGAACGCGCCCAGGTCCGGTTCAGCGAGGGCGGTCAGACAAAGGCCGTCGTCGACGCCATCCGCAAGGCCGGATACGAGCCGCTCTCCAGGACAATGGACCTGGTGATCGAGGGCATGACCTGCGCCAGTTGCGTGGGTCGGGTCGAACGCGCGCTCGCCAGTGTTCCGGGTGTGCTCGACGCCACGGTCAATCTGGCCACCGAGCGCGCCAGCGTGACCGTTCTTGAAGGCCTCGAACCCGCCGGGCTGATCGGCGCCATCGCCGCGTCGGGCTATTCGGCCCACATCGCCCCAACCGCCTCGGCCGAGAACGCCGACCGCCAGCAGCAGGCTCGCGAACACGAGATCAAGGGCCTCAAGCGCGACGTGGCGCTGGCCGCGGCCGCCACCTTGCCGCTGTTCATCGTCGAAATGAGCCGCCACTTCGTGCCCGGCGCACATGCCTGGCTGATGACCTATCTGCCCGATGCGATCTGGCGGCCGGCCAGCTTCCTGCTCGCCGCCGCTGTGCTGCTGGGTCCGGGCTTGCGCTTCTATCGCAAGGGCGTTCCGGGCCTGCTGCGCGGTGCGCCCGACATGAACGCCCTGGTCGTGCTGGGGGCCAGCGCCGCATTCTTGTTCTCGGCGGTGGCCACCTTCGCTCCGGCTTGGCTGCCAGCCGGCGCCGACCAGGTCTATTACGAGGCCGCCGCGGTCATCGTCACCCTGGTGCTGGTGGGCCGACTGTTCGAGGCCCAGGCCAAGGGCCGCACCAGCGAAGCGATCAAGCGGCTGATGACCTTGCAGGCCAAGACCGCCCGGGTCGAGCGCCAAGGCGTGATCCTGGACGTCGCCATCGGCGAGGTCCGGGTCGGCGACATCGTCCTGGTCCGGCCCGGCGAGCGCCTGCCCGTCGACGGACAGGTCCTCGACGGCGCCTCGTTTGTCGACGAGTCGATGCTGACGGGCGAGCCGATCCCCGTGGAGAAGAGCGCCGGAGCCAGTGTCACTGGCGGCACGCTCAACAAGAACGGCACCTTGCGGTTCCGCGCCGACAAGGTCGGCGCGGCCACCATGCTGGCCCAGATCGTCCGCATGGTCGAAAGCGCCCAGGGCGCCAAGCTGCCGATCCAGGCCCTGGTCGATCGCATCACCGGCTGGTTCGTGCCGGCGGTGATGGCCGCGGCCTTGCTGACCTTCGTCGCCTGGCTGGTTTTCGGCGCCTCCCCGGCCCTGAGCTTCGCCCTCGTCAACGCCGTGGCTGTGCTGATCATCGCCTGTCCCTGCGCCATGGGCCTGGCCACCCCGACCTCGATCATGGTCGGAACCGGCAAGGCCGCCGAACTGGGCGTGCTGTTCCGGCGCGGCGAGGCCCTGCAAGGATTGGCCGACGTTCAGGTCGTGGCGTTCGACAAGACCGGCACCCTGACCCTGGGTCACCCGGCGCTCACCGACCTGCAGCCCGCGCCTGGCTATCAGGCCGAAACGGTCCTGGCGCTGGCGGCCGCTGTCGAGGCCCAGTCCGAGCACCCCATCGCCCTGGCCGTGATCGATGCGGCCCGCGCCAAGGGCCTGGACATCGACACAGCCGAAGGCTTCGAAGCCGCGGTCGGACACGGCGCCCAAGCCGTTGTTGGCGGCCGGCGGGTCCAGATCGGAGCCGATCGCTTCATGGCCAGCCTGGCCATTGCGGTCGAGGCCTTCGCGCCAGAGGCCGAGCGGTTGGCCGGCGAGGCAAAGACCCCGCTCTATGTCGCCATCGACGGCGTGCTGGCCGGCCTGCTGGCGGTGGCCGACCCGATCCGCCCGACCAGTCTGGCGGCGGTGCGGGCGCTTCAAGCCCAGGGCCTGAAGGTGGCCCTGGTCACCGGCGACAACGCCGTCACCGCCCGAGCCGTGGCCGATCGCCTGGGCCTGGACGAGGTGGTTGCTGAGGTGTTGCCCGATGGCAAGATCGCCGCCGTCGAGGCCTTGAAGGCCCAGTTCGGACGGGTGGCCTTCGTCGGCGACGGGATCAACGACGCGCCCGCCCTGGCCGCGGCCGACATTGGCCTGGCCATGGGCGGCGGCTCGGACATCGCCATCGAGAGCGCCGATGTCGTATTGATGCGCGGCGATCCGCGCGCGGTGGCCACGGCCCGGGCTCTAAGCCGAGCGGTGCTGGCCAACATCCGCCAGAATCTGATCTGGGCGTTCGGCTACAACGCCGTACTCATCCCCGTGGCGGCAGGCGCGCTCTATCCGCTGTTTGGCCTACTGCTTTCGCCTATGGTCGCGGCCGGCGCCATGGCGCTGTCGAGCGTCAGCGTCCTGGCCAACGCGCTGCGCCTGCGCGGCTTCAAGGACGCCGCCAGCCTGGAAGGAACACCCGCATGA
- a CDS encoding heavy-metal-associated domain-containing protein yields the protein MLRFAVEDISCGHCAKAITEALVALDPKARVQVDLSAKQVAVDTEARPEPVAAAITAAGYTPVPIAMAAAGGGPAPVKGCCGRG from the coding sequence ATGCTTCGTTTCGCCGTCGAGGACATCAGCTGCGGCCACTGCGCCAAGGCCATCACCGAGGCCCTGGTCGCGCTGGACCCCAAGGCTCGGGTCCAGGTCGATCTGTCGGCCAAGCAAGTCGCCGTGGACACCGAGGCCAGGCCCGAGCCGGTAGCGGCCGCCATCACCGCGGCCGGTTACACACCCGTGCCCATCGCGATGGCCGCGGCCGGTGGCGGGCCGGCGCCAGTCAAGGGCTGCTGCGGCCGCGGTTAG
- a CDS encoding efflux RND transporter permease subunit: protein MIAAVIRWSVANRFFVLLAALILVVAGGFAVRSTSIDALPDLSDTQVIIRTSYPGQAPQLVENQVTYPLASTMLSVPGAKTVRGYSFFGDSFVYVIFDDATDLYWARSRVLEYLNQVQSRLPASAKPSLGPDATGVGWVFEYALVDRRDGHDLSQLRGLQDWFLRYELKGVPGVAEVAPIGGMVRQYQVVVDPAKLAGYGVTHQQVVEALKAANGEAGGSVLELGEAEYMVRAGGYLKSLDDFRAAPLRTGVGGTPVTIGDVATVQVGPEMRRGVAELNGQGEVAGGVVVIRSGENARAVIAAVKTKLETLKHSLPPGVEVVTTYDRSGLIDRAVHNLSSKLVEEFLVVALVCALFLGHLRSALVAIVTLPLGVLAAFLVMKSQGVDANIMSLGGVAIAIGAMVDAAVVMIENAHKHLERWAHAHPDQDLAPAERWRIITEAAVEVGPALFFSLLIITLSFIPVFTLQAQEGRLFRPLALTKTYAMAGAAILSVTLVPVLMGWLIRGRIPNEASNPINRTLTALYRPTLDAVLAKPRLTLIVAAVALLTTAWPLSRLGGEFMPAMDEGDLLYMPSALPGLSAAKAGALLQQTDRLIKTVPEVESVFGKAGRAESATDPAPLEMFETTIRLKPRNQWRPGMTPDKLVAELDRTVRVPGLTNVWVPPIRNRIDMLATGIKSPIGVKVSGADLAQLDDVARRIETVAKTVPGVSSALAERLTGGRYIDVTIDRTAAARYGLNIADVQSIVSSAIGGETIGETVEGLARYPISVRYPRELRDSLDGLRTLPMLTPSGQQITLGTVADVRVTDGPPMLKTENGRPTTWVYVDVRDRDLTSVVTDLQKAVAREVRTPPGVSLSYSGQFEYLQRAADRLKIVVPATLLIIFVLLYAIFRRFDEAGLIMATLPFALTGGIWTLYLLGYHQSVATGVGFIALAGVAAEFGVVMLIYLKHALDALPPDPTTDQVAQAVRDGALLRVRPKAMTVAVILAGLMPILLGHGAGAEVMSRIAAPMIGGMLSAPLLSMFVIPAGYLLLRRRTARR, encoded by the coding sequence ATGATCGCCGCCGTCATCCGCTGGTCGGTCGCCAATCGCTTCTTTGTCTTGCTGGCGGCCCTGATCCTGGTCGTGGCCGGCGGCTTCGCGGTGCGCTCGACCTCGATCGACGCGCTACCCGATCTCTCCGACACCCAGGTGATCATCCGCACGAGCTATCCTGGCCAGGCGCCGCAGCTGGTCGAAAACCAGGTCACCTATCCGCTGGCCAGCACCATGCTGTCGGTCCCCGGGGCTAAGACCGTGCGCGGCTACTCGTTCTTCGGCGACAGCTTCGTCTACGTCATCTTCGACGACGCGACCGACCTCTACTGGGCGCGGTCGCGGGTGCTGGAATATCTCAACCAGGTCCAGTCGCGCCTGCCGGCCAGCGCCAAGCCGTCCCTGGGCCCCGACGCCACCGGCGTAGGCTGGGTGTTCGAATACGCCCTGGTCGACCGGCGCGACGGCCATGACTTGTCGCAGCTGCGCGGCCTGCAGGACTGGTTCCTGCGCTATGAGCTGAAGGGCGTGCCGGGCGTGGCCGAGGTCGCGCCGATCGGCGGCATGGTTCGGCAGTACCAGGTGGTCGTCGATCCGGCCAAGCTGGCCGGCTACGGCGTCACCCACCAGCAGGTCGTCGAGGCGCTCAAGGCCGCCAACGGCGAGGCCGGCGGCTCGGTGCTGGAACTGGGCGAGGCCGAATATATGGTCCGCGCCGGCGGCTACCTGAAAAGCCTCGACGACTTCCGCGCCGCTCCCTTGCGCACCGGCGTCGGAGGGACGCCCGTCACCATCGGCGATGTCGCCACCGTCCAGGTCGGCCCCGAGATGCGCCGAGGCGTCGCCGAGCTGAACGGCCAGGGCGAGGTCGCCGGCGGCGTCGTGGTGATCCGCTCCGGCGAGAACGCACGCGCGGTGATCGCCGCCGTGAAGACCAAGCTGGAGACGCTGAAACACAGCCTGCCGCCAGGCGTCGAGGTGGTCACCACCTATGACCGCTCGGGCCTGATCGACCGCGCCGTCCACAACCTCTCGAGCAAGCTGGTCGAGGAATTCCTGGTCGTGGCCTTGGTCTGCGCCCTCTTCCTGGGCCACCTGCGCTCGGCCCTGGTGGCGATCGTCACCCTGCCGCTGGGCGTGCTGGCGGCCTTCCTGGTGATGAAGAGCCAGGGCGTCGACGCCAACATCATGTCGCTGGGCGGCGTGGCCATCGCCATCGGCGCCATGGTCGACGCCGCCGTGGTGATGATCGAGAACGCCCACAAGCACCTCGAACGGTGGGCGCACGCACACCCCGACCAGGACCTGGCTCCGGCCGAACGCTGGCGCATCATCACCGAGGCCGCGGTCGAGGTGGGGCCGGCGCTGTTCTTCAGCCTTCTGATCATCACCCTGTCGTTCATCCCCGTCTTCACCTTGCAGGCCCAGGAAGGACGCCTGTTCCGCCCCTTGGCCCTGACCAAGACCTACGCCATGGCCGGCGCGGCGATCCTGTCGGTGACCCTGGTCCCGGTGCTGATGGGCTGGCTGATCCGGGGCCGCATCCCCAACGAAGCCTCCAACCCGATCAACCGGACCCTGACGGCGCTCTATCGTCCCACGCTCGACGCGGTGCTGGCCAAGCCCCGCCTGACGCTGATCGTGGCCGCCGTCGCCCTGCTGACCACGGCCTGGCCGCTGTCGCGACTGGGCGGCGAGTTCATGCCGGCGATGGACGAGGGCGACCTGCTCTACATGCCTTCGGCCCTGCCCGGTCTTTCCGCGGCCAAGGCCGGCGCCCTGCTCCAGCAGACCGATCGGCTGATCAAGACCGTGCCCGAGGTCGAGAGTGTGTTCGGCAAGGCCGGCCGCGCTGAGAGCGCCACCGATCCCGCGCCGCTGGAAATGTTCGAAACCACTATCCGCCTCAAGCCTCGCAACCAATGGCGGCCGGGCATGACACCCGACAAGCTGGTGGCGGAGCTGGACCGGACCGTCCGCGTCCCAGGCCTGACCAATGTCTGGGTTCCACCGATCCGCAACCGCATCGACATGCTGGCCACGGGGATCAAGAGCCCGATCGGGGTGAAGGTCTCGGGCGCGGATCTCGCCCAACTCGACGACGTGGCTCGGCGGATCGAAACCGTGGCCAAGACCGTGCCGGGTGTCAGCTCCGCCCTGGCCGAGCGCCTGACGGGCGGCCGCTATATCGACGTGACCATCGATCGGACCGCGGCGGCTCGCTACGGCCTCAATATCGCCGACGTCCAGTCGATCGTCTCCAGCGCCATCGGCGGCGAGACCATCGGCGAGACGGTGGAGGGCCTGGCCCGCTATCCAATCAGCGTCCGCTACCCGCGCGAGTTGCGCGATAGCCTGGACGGCCTGCGAACCTTGCCGATGCTGACGCCCAGCGGTCAGCAGATCACGCTGGGAACCGTGGCCGATGTCCGCGTCACCGATGGCCCGCCGATGCTGAAGACCGAGAACGGCCGTCCCACCACCTGGGTCTATGTCGATGTCCGCGACCGCGATCTGACCTCGGTCGTCACCGACCTGCAGAAGGCGGTGGCACGCGAGGTCCGAACGCCGCCCGGCGTCAGCCTCTCCTATTCGGGCCAGTTCGAGTATCTGCAGCGCGCTGCCGACCGCCTGAAGATCGTCGTGCCGGCCACTCTGCTGATCATCTTCGTGCTGCTCTACGCGATCTTCCGCCGCTTCGATGAGGCGGGACTGATCATGGCCACCCTGCCGTTCGCCCTGACCGGCGGAATCTGGACGCTCTACCTGCTCGGCTACCACCAGTCGGTCGCCACCGGCGTTGGGTTCATCGCCCTGGCGGGGGTCGCCGCCGAGTTCGGCGTGGTGATGCTGATCTATCTCAAGCACGCGCTCGACGCGCTGCCTCCGGATCCAACGACGGATCAGGTCGCCCAGGCGGTGCGTGACGGCGCCCTGCTGCGGGTGCGGCCCAAGGCCATGACCGTGGCGGTGATCCTTGCGGGTCTCATGCCCATCCTGCTGGGCCACGGCGCGGGCGCCGAGGTGATGAGCCGCATCGCCGCGCCGATGATTGGCGGCATGCTGAGCGCGCCGCTGCTGTCGATGTTCGTAATCCCGGCCGGCTATCTGCTGCTGCGTCGACGGACAGCGCGACGATAA